A part of Streptomyces sp. NBC_01235 genomic DNA contains:
- a CDS encoding SIS domain-containing protein: protein MLDDSLLDTPEALAEADRRALLRGAAEAGARVRTAARHAAEAGVHDLKPDGRPRAILIAGPGAAATCAADLLGTLAGAACPVIHLTPTGVAPAAGALRWELPGWAGSVDLLLIATPDGSEPGLSLLAEQAYRRGCTVVAVAPARTPLTEALTAAHGLFVPLATAPYEQDEQPPVAASAPGVLWALLTPLLAILDRIALLSAPPEEIEKVADRLDQIAERCGPAIATYNNPAKTLAAELADTLPVIWTEGTSAGPAGRRFAAALAELAGRPALVAELPEALAEHSALLAGPLAASADPDDFFRDRVEEAPALHARVVLLRDRPIGGFTAAPAARELALSHDTPISELEPEAGDELVTLAELIATTDFAAVYLALASGA from the coding sequence ATGCTCGACGACTCTCTGCTGGACACGCCGGAGGCCCTCGCCGAGGCCGACCGCCGAGCCCTCCTGCGCGGCGCGGCCGAAGCCGGCGCCCGCGTCCGCACCGCCGCCCGGCACGCGGCCGAGGCCGGCGTCCACGACCTCAAACCGGACGGCCGCCCCCGCGCGATCCTCATCGCAGGCCCCGGCGCCGCCGCCACCTGCGCCGCCGACCTCCTCGGAACCCTCGCCGGCGCCGCCTGCCCCGTCATCCACCTGACACCCACCGGCGTCGCCCCCGCCGCAGGCGCCCTGCGCTGGGAACTCCCCGGCTGGGCCGGCTCCGTGGACCTCCTCCTCATCGCCACCCCGGACGGCAGCGAACCCGGCCTCTCCCTCCTCGCCGAGCAGGCCTACCGCCGAGGCTGCACCGTCGTCGCCGTGGCCCCGGCCCGCACCCCCCTCACCGAGGCGCTGACCGCCGCGCACGGCCTCTTCGTCCCGCTGGCCACCGCCCCGTACGAACAGGACGAGCAGCCCCCCGTCGCCGCCTCCGCCCCCGGCGTCCTGTGGGCGCTCCTCACCCCCCTCCTCGCGATCCTCGACCGGATCGCCCTGCTCTCCGCCCCGCCCGAGGAGATCGAGAAGGTCGCCGACCGCCTCGACCAGATCGCCGAACGCTGCGGCCCCGCCATCGCGACCTACAACAATCCGGCGAAGACCCTGGCCGCCGAACTCGCCGACACCCTCCCGGTGATCTGGACCGAAGGCACCTCGGCCGGCCCCGCAGGCCGCCGCTTCGCCGCCGCCCTCGCCGAACTCGCCGGCCGCCCCGCCCTCGTGGCCGAACTCCCCGAGGCCCTGGCCGAACACAGCGCCCTCCTCGCCGGCCCCCTCGCCGCCAGCGCCGACCCGGACGACTTCTTCCGCGACCGCGTCGAAGAGGCCCCGGCCCTGCACGCGCGCGTGGTGCTGCTGCGCGACCGCCCCATCGGCGGCTTCACCGCAGCCCCGGCCGCCCGCGAGCTGGCCCTCAGCCACGACACGCCGATCAGCGAACTCGAACCGGAGGCAGGCGACGAACTCGTCACCCTCGCCGAACTGATCGCCACCACGGATTTCGCCGCCGTCTACCTGGCGCTCGCCTCGGGAGCCTGA
- the ahcY gene encoding adenosylhomocysteinase — protein sequence MTTVDNRQDFKVADLSLAAFGRKEITLAEHEMPGLMAIRKEYAEAQPLAGARVTGSLHMTVQTAVLIETLVALGAQVRWASCNIFSTQDHAAAAIAVGPNGTPDNPQGVPVFAWKGETLEEYWWCTEQALTWPDSPTGGPNMILDDGGDATLLVHKGVEYEKAGKVPSVDTAENDEHRVVLELLNRTITDGSQKWTQLASEIRGVTEETTTGVHRLYEMQRDGVLQFPAINVNDAVTKSKFDNKYGCRHSLIDGINRATDVLIGGKTAVVCGYGDVGKGCAESLRGQGARVIVTEIDPICALQAAMDGYQVTTLDEVIDKADIFVTTTGNKDIIMASDMAKMKHQAIVGNIGHFDNEIDMAGLAKIPGIVKDEVKPQVHTWTFADGKVLIVLSEGRLLNLGNATGHPSFVMSNSFADQTLAQIELFTKPDEYPVGVYTLPKHLDEKVARLHLDALGVKLTTLRPEQAAYIGVEVEGPYKSDHYRY from the coding sequence ATGACGACTGTCGACAACCGACAGGACTTCAAGGTCGCCGACCTCTCCCTGGCCGCCTTCGGCCGCAAGGAGATCACCCTCGCCGAGCACGAGATGCCGGGCCTCATGGCGATCCGCAAGGAATACGCCGAAGCCCAGCCCCTCGCCGGCGCCCGCGTCACCGGCTCCCTGCACATGACCGTGCAGACCGCAGTCCTCATCGAGACCCTGGTCGCCCTCGGCGCCCAGGTCCGCTGGGCCTCCTGCAACATCTTCTCCACCCAGGACCACGCGGCCGCCGCCATCGCCGTCGGCCCGAACGGCACGCCCGACAACCCCCAGGGCGTCCCGGTCTTCGCCTGGAAGGGCGAGACCCTGGAGGAGTACTGGTGGTGCACCGAGCAGGCCCTGACCTGGCCGGACAGCCCCACCGGCGGCCCCAACATGATCCTCGACGACGGTGGTGACGCCACCCTCCTCGTCCACAAGGGCGTCGAGTACGAGAAGGCCGGCAAGGTCCCCTCGGTCGACACCGCAGAGAACGACGAGCACCGCGTCGTCCTCGAACTCCTCAACCGCACCATCACCGACGGCTCCCAGAAGTGGACCCAGCTCGCCTCGGAGATCCGCGGCGTCACCGAGGAGACGACCACCGGCGTCCACCGCCTGTACGAGATGCAGCGCGACGGCGTCCTCCAGTTCCCGGCGATCAACGTCAACGACGCCGTCACCAAGTCGAAGTTCGACAACAAGTACGGCTGCCGCCACTCCCTGATCGACGGCATCAACCGCGCCACCGACGTCCTCATCGGCGGCAAGACCGCCGTCGTCTGCGGCTACGGCGACGTCGGCAAGGGCTGCGCGGAGTCCCTGCGCGGCCAGGGCGCCCGCGTCATCGTCACCGAGATCGACCCCATCTGCGCCCTCCAGGCCGCGATGGACGGTTACCAGGTCACGACTCTCGACGAGGTCATCGACAAGGCCGACATCTTCGTCACCACGACCGGCAACAAGGACATCATCATGGCCTCGGACATGGCCAAGATGAAGCACCAGGCCATCGTCGGCAACATCGGCCACTTCGACAACGAGATCGACATGGCCGGCCTCGCCAAGATCCCCGGCATCGTCAAGGACGAGGTCAAGCCGCAGGTCCACACCTGGACCTTCGCCGACGGCAAGGTGCTCATCGTCCTGTCCGAGGGCCGCCTGCTGAACCTGGGCAACGCCACCGGCCACCCGTCGTTCGTGATGTCCAACTCCTTCGCGGACCAGACCCTGGCCCAGATCGAGCTGTTCACCAAGCCCGACGAGTACCCCGTGGGCGTCTACACGCTGCCCAAGCACCTCGACGAGAAGGTCGCGCGCCTCCACTTGGACGCGCTCGGCGTGAAGCTGACCACGCTCCGCCCCGAGCAGGCCGCCTACATCGGCGTCGAGGTCGAGGGCCCCTACAAGTCGGACCACTACCGCTACTGA
- the manA gene encoding mannose-6-phosphate isomerase, class I: MDRLDNTIRPYAWGSPTAIPHLLGTTPTGEPQAEMWMGAHPGAPSRTGRGNLVEVIEADPQRELGERTVTKFGPRLPFLLKILAAGAPLSLQVHPDLEQAKEGYEDEERRGIPVDAPHRNYKDANHKPELICALTEFDGLCGFRAPAHTADLLDGLGVDSLKPYVDLLHAHPEEAALREVLTAILTADPEEMAHTVAQAAAACDRLGGEYTPYAGIAHHYPGDPGVIAAMLLNHVRLQPGEALFLGAGIPHAYLSGLGVEIMANSDNVLRCGLTPKHVDVPELLRIVRFEPGDPGVLRPEAAPDGEEVYDTPIDEFRLSRHVLPTGAPVRDLTLPTPQILLCTAGSVQAGEHELTPGHSVFVPAGENAEVSGTGTVFRATVVA, from the coding sequence ATGGACCGCCTCGACAACACCATCCGCCCCTACGCCTGGGGTTCCCCCACCGCGATCCCGCATCTGCTCGGCACCACGCCCACCGGCGAACCGCAGGCCGAGATGTGGATGGGCGCCCACCCGGGCGCACCCTCGCGCACCGGCCGGGGCAACCTCGTCGAGGTGATCGAGGCCGACCCGCAACGCGAACTCGGCGAGCGCACGGTCACCAAGTTCGGCCCCCGCCTCCCCTTCCTCCTCAAGATCCTCGCCGCCGGCGCCCCCCTCTCCCTCCAGGTCCACCCCGACCTGGAACAGGCCAAGGAGGGATACGAGGACGAAGAGCGCCGCGGCATCCCCGTCGACGCCCCGCACCGCAACTACAAGGACGCCAACCACAAGCCCGAACTCATCTGCGCCCTCACCGAGTTCGACGGCCTCTGCGGCTTCCGCGCCCCGGCACACACCGCCGACCTCCTCGACGGCCTCGGCGTCGACTCCCTCAAGCCGTACGTCGACCTCCTGCACGCGCACCCGGAAGAGGCCGCCCTGCGCGAGGTCCTCACCGCGATCCTCACCGCCGACCCCGAGGAAATGGCCCACACCGTCGCCCAGGCCGCGGCCGCCTGCGACCGCCTCGGCGGCGAATACACCCCCTACGCCGGCATCGCCCACCACTACCCCGGCGACCCCGGTGTCATCGCCGCCATGCTGCTGAACCATGTCCGACTCCAGCCCGGCGAAGCCCTGTTCCTCGGCGCCGGCATCCCGCACGCCTACCTCAGCGGCCTCGGCGTCGAGATCATGGCCAACTCGGACAACGTCCTGCGCTGCGGCCTCACCCCCAAGCACGTCGACGTCCCCGAACTCCTGCGCATCGTCCGCTTCGAACCCGGCGACCCGGGCGTCCTGCGCCCCGAGGCCGCCCCGGACGGCGAAGAGGTCTACGACACCCCCATCGACGAGTTCCGGCTCTCGCGCCATGTCCTGCCCACCGGCGCCCCCGTCCGCGACCTCACCCTCCCGACCCCGCAGATCCTGCTCTGCACCGCCGGCTCCGTACAGGCGGGCGAACACGAACTGACCCCCGGCCACTCCGTCTTCGTCCCCGCGGGCGAAAATGCCGAAGTGTCCGGAACCGGCACGGTCTTCCGGGCCACGGTCGTCGCCTGA
- a CDS encoding Trm112 family protein, protein MPLEAGLLEILACPACHAPLKEQDTELICTGQDCGLAYPVRDGIPVLLVDEARHPA, encoded by the coding sequence ATGCCGCTCGAAGCCGGCCTCCTGGAGATCCTCGCCTGCCCCGCCTGCCACGCCCCCCTCAAGGAGCAGGACACAGAGCTGATCTGCACAGGCCAGGACTGCGGTCTGGCGTACCCCGTCCGCGACGGCATCCCCGTCCTCCTCGTCGACGAGGCCCGCCACCCCGCGTAA
- a CDS encoding L-lactate permease, which yields MYVQEREPVAGSLGLSALVAALPLVIVLVLLGGVRLKAHLAGLTGLLAAVLVARLAYGMPVGQTLSSAAQGAAFGLFPILWIVVNALWVYRMTVRTRHFDVLRRSFGRLSDDPRIQALVVAFCFGALLEALAGFGAPVAICSVMLVALGFDPVRAAVVSLVANTAPVAFGAMGTPVVTLAQVTGLPLDTVASVVGRQTPLLALVVPLVLVGLVDGRRGLRETWVPALACGTAFAVAQFAASNYVSAQLADIGAALAGAAALVAVPHARVPAPEAVRASVLTGTRTEELDKRDPRAETVRAYTPYALIVIVFSVAQIPAVKDWLAQATRTYDWPFLNVVNPDGAPVGGNVFTWPVVSTGGTLVLLAGIGTAAVLGVHARVALKEWAATVHELRYAILTVTSVLALAYVMNLSGQAATIGHFVAAAGAGLAFLSPVLGWFGVAVSGSDTSANALFGALQVTAARESGLSPELLAAANSSGGVLGKMISPQNLTIACAAVGLAGREGDLLRKVLPWSLGLLLVMCLIVVGQSSPVLDWMLP from the coding sequence GTGTACGTCCAGGAACGTGAACCCGTCGCCGGCTCGCTCGGCCTGTCCGCCCTCGTCGCGGCCCTGCCCCTCGTGATCGTCCTGGTCCTGCTCGGCGGCGTCCGCCTCAAAGCCCACCTGGCGGGCCTGACCGGCCTCCTGGCGGCCGTTCTGGTCGCCCGCCTCGCATACGGCATGCCCGTGGGCCAGACGCTCTCCAGCGCCGCCCAGGGAGCCGCCTTCGGGCTCTTCCCCATCCTGTGGATCGTCGTCAACGCCCTGTGGGTGTACCGGATGACCGTCCGCACCCGCCACTTCGACGTCCTGCGCCGCTCCTTCGGCCGCCTCTCCGACGACCCTCGCATCCAGGCTCTCGTCGTCGCCTTCTGCTTCGGCGCCCTCCTGGAGGCGCTCGCCGGGTTCGGCGCCCCCGTGGCGATCTGCTCGGTCATGCTCGTCGCCCTCGGCTTCGACCCCGTCCGCGCGGCCGTCGTCTCCCTCGTCGCCAACACCGCACCCGTCGCCTTCGGCGCCATGGGCACCCCCGTCGTGACACTGGCCCAGGTCACCGGCCTGCCGCTGGACACCGTGGCCTCCGTGGTGGGCCGTCAGACCCCGCTGCTCGCCCTCGTCGTACCGCTCGTCCTGGTCGGCCTGGTGGACGGCCGACGAGGCCTGCGCGAGACCTGGGTTCCGGCCCTGGCCTGCGGAACCGCCTTCGCCGTAGCCCAGTTCGCCGCCTCCAACTACGTCTCCGCCCAACTCGCCGACATCGGCGCCGCCTTGGCGGGCGCAGCCGCTCTGGTCGCCGTACCGCACGCGCGCGTGCCCGCCCCCGAAGCGGTGCGCGCGTCCGTGCTCACGGGCACGCGTACCGAGGAGTTGGACAAAAGGGACCCACGCGCCGAGACCGTGCGCGCCTACACCCCCTACGCGCTGATCGTCATCGTCTTCTCCGTGGCCCAGATCCCCGCGGTCAAGGACTGGCTCGCCCAGGCCACCCGGACCTACGACTGGCCCTTCCTGAACGTCGTGAACCCCGACGGGGCACCGGTCGGCGGCAACGTCTTCACCTGGCCCGTCGTCTCGACGGGCGGCACGCTCGTCCTGCTGGCCGGGATCGGCACCGCGGCCGTACTGGGCGTGCACGCGCGCGTGGCGCTGAAGGAATGGGCCGCGACAGTGCACGAGTTGAGGTACGCGATCCTCACCGTGACCTCCGTCCTGGCCCTCGCCTACGTCATGAACCTCTCCGGACAGGCCGCCACCATCGGCCACTTCGTGGCTGCGGCCGGCGCGGGCCTCGCCTTCCTGTCACCGGTACTGGGCTGGTTCGGCGTCGCCGTCTCCGGCTCGGACACCTCCGCCAACGCGCTCTTCGGCGCCCTCCAGGTCACCGCGGCCCGCGAGTCGGGCCTGTCCCCGGAACTGCTGGCCGCCGCCAACAGCTCGGGCGGCGTCCTCGGCAAGATGATCTCGCCACAGAACCTCACCATCGCCTGCGCCGCCGTCGGCCTCGCCGGCCGGGAGGGCGACCTGTTGCGCAAGGTGCTCCCGTGGAGCCTGGGACTGCTCCTGGTGATGTGCCTGATCGTCGTCGGCCAGAGCTCACCGGTGCTGGACTGGATGCTGCCCTAG
- a CDS encoding stage II sporulation protein M, giving the protein MDLDVFVSAHRAEWDRLDALLRRQRSLTGSETDELVTLYQRTATHLSLIQSSAPDPQLTGRLTQLVARARSAVTGTRRASWRDVTRFLTQGFPAAVYRSRHWWVPTALFSTAIAALLGWWIGTHPEVQSSIAAPDELRQLTRPGGLYETYYSSHQAAAFAAQVWTNNAQAAAMCLVLGVFLGLPVLWILFQNMLNLGIGAGLMSSAGRLDTFLGLVLPHGLLELTAVFVAAGTGLRLGWTVIDPGPRTRRTALAEEGRAAVGMAIGLALVLFVSGAIEGFVTPSGLPTWARITIGIAAELGFLTYVYVLGGRAARTGETGDVEAAERSATVPTAA; this is encoded by the coding sequence ATGGACCTCGACGTCTTCGTCTCCGCCCACCGAGCCGAATGGGACCGCCTCGACGCCCTCCTGCGCCGCCAGCGCAGCCTCACCGGCTCCGAGACCGACGAACTCGTCACCCTCTATCAGCGCACCGCCACCCACCTTTCCCTGATCCAGTCCAGCGCCCCCGACCCCCAGCTCACCGGTCGGCTCACCCAGCTGGTGGCACGCGCGCGTAGCGCCGTGACAGGCACCCGACGCGCCTCTTGGCGCGACGTCACCCGCTTCCTCACGCAGGGCTTCCCCGCCGCGGTCTACAGGTCGCGCCACTGGTGGGTACCCACCGCGCTCTTCTCCACCGCCATCGCGGCCCTCCTGGGCTGGTGGATCGGCACCCACCCGGAAGTCCAGTCCTCCATAGCCGCCCCGGACGAACTCCGGCAGCTCACCCGACCCGGCGGCCTGTACGAGACGTACTACTCGAGCCACCAGGCCGCGGCGTTCGCCGCCCAGGTCTGGACGAACAACGCCCAAGCCGCCGCGATGTGCCTGGTCCTCGGTGTCTTCCTCGGCCTACCGGTCCTCTGGATCCTGTTCCAGAACATGCTCAACCTCGGCATCGGAGCCGGCCTGATGTCCTCGGCCGGCCGACTCGACACCTTCCTCGGCCTCGTCCTCCCGCACGGCCTGCTCGAACTGACCGCGGTCTTCGTGGCAGCCGGCACCGGACTCCGCCTGGGCTGGACCGTCATCGACCCGGGTCCCCGCACTCGTCGAACCGCCCTCGCCGAGGAAGGCCGAGCCGCGGTCGGCATGGCGATCGGCCTCGCCCTGGTCCTCTTCGTCTCCGGAGCCATCGAAGGCTTCGTCACCCCGTCGGGCCTGCCCACGTGGGCCCGCATCACCATCGGCATCGCAGCCGAACTGGGCTTCCTCACGTACGTCTATGTCCTCGGCGGCAGGGCTGCCCGCACCGGAGAAACGGGTGACGTCGAGGCGGCCGAGCGCAGCGCCACGGTGCCTACGGCCGCCTGA
- a CDS encoding RDD family protein — protein MSELVPGEAVALELRPARLPSRALATLLDLVVAFVAYIVVSIALVAATASLDEAAQIALSIATFLLVLVGGPIAVETLSHGRSLGKMACGLRVVRDDGGPIRFRHALVRGALGVVEILLTIGVVACIASLVSARGRRLGDVFAGTLVVRERVPVARSGFVPPPPPWLAGRFQGLDLSAVPDGLWLAVRQYLGRMSQLDPQVGWAMAERLAGDLATRTGAPVPQGVPPAAYLAAVVQERQVREARRAFGSRPVAGRSVADGEGSAVGGAPGTYGPPTPYNPPTPYGAPSPYGPPTPYGPVAAQSAAVADGGPSSSGVRPVVPVEESPADRSEGPGTGFVPPA, from the coding sequence GTGAGTGAGCTGGTGCCGGGTGAGGCGGTGGCGCTGGAGCTGCGGCCTGCCAGGCTGCCCAGCCGGGCGTTGGCCACGTTGCTGGACCTGGTCGTGGCCTTCGTGGCCTACATCGTCGTGAGCATCGCTCTGGTGGCGGCGACCGCGTCCTTGGACGAGGCGGCACAGATCGCGCTGTCGATCGCCACGTTCCTGCTGGTGCTGGTGGGTGGGCCGATCGCGGTGGAGACGCTCAGCCACGGGCGGTCGCTCGGGAAGATGGCGTGCGGGTTGCGGGTGGTGCGGGACGACGGTGGGCCGATCCGGTTCCGGCACGCGCTGGTGCGGGGCGCGCTGGGTGTGGTCGAGATTCTGCTGACGATCGGGGTGGTGGCCTGTATCGCCTCGCTCGTGTCGGCTCGGGGGCGACGGCTCGGGGATGTCTTCGCCGGGACACTGGTGGTGCGTGAGCGGGTGCCGGTGGCGCGCTCCGGTTTCGTGCCGCCGCCTCCGCCTTGGCTGGCGGGTCGGTTCCAGGGGCTGGATCTTTCGGCGGTGCCGGACGGACTGTGGTTGGCGGTCCGGCAGTACCTGGGGCGTATGAGCCAGCTGGATCCGCAGGTCGGCTGGGCGATGGCGGAGCGGCTGGCCGGTGATCTCGCGACGCGTACGGGGGCTCCGGTGCCGCAGGGAGTGCCGCCGGCCGCGTATCTGGCGGCGGTGGTGCAGGAACGGCAGGTCCGGGAGGCGCGGCGGGCCTTCGGGAGCCGACCGGTTGCGGGGCGGTCTGTGGCTGATGGTGAGGGCAGCGCTGTGGGGGGCGCGCCAGGAACCTACGGTCCGCCGACGCCGTACAACCCGCCGACGCCGTACGGTGCGCCCTCTCCGTACGGTCCCCCGACGCCGTACGGGCCTGTCGCCGCGCAGTCGGCTGCTGTGGCCGACGGGGGGCCGTCGTCGTCCGGGGTGCGGCCCGTGGTGCCTGTGGAGGAGTCGCCTGCTGATCGGTCCGAGGGGCCGGGCACGGGGTTCGTGCCGCCGGCGTAG
- a CDS encoding phosphomannomutase/phosphoglucomutase, giving the protein MAADLSQIVKAYDVRGVVPDQWDESLAELFGAAFARVTSAEAIVVGHDMRPSSPGLTGAFARGAAALGVDVTEIGLCSTDQLYYASGALNLPGAMFTASHNPAQYNGIKLCRAGAAPVGQDTGLTEIRELAERWTDTGAPEAAAHPGTISRTDTLKDYAAHLRALVDLTSIRPLKVVVDAGNGMGGHTVPTVFEGLPLTLVPMYFELDGTFPNHEANPLDPANLVDLQKRVREEGADLGLAFDGDADRCFVVDERGEPVSPSAITALVAARELARNGGKGTIIHNLITSWTVPEVVREHGGTPVRTRVGHSFIKAEMARSGAIFGGEHSAHYYFKDFWNADTGMLAALHVLAALGGQEGPLSSLVSAYDRYTGSGEINSTVADQAGRIAAIKAAYGHREDVTLDELDGLTVSSTDWWFNVRPSNTEPLLRLNAEARDERTMTKIRDEALSIIRS; this is encoded by the coding sequence GTGGCTGCTGATCTGTCACAGATCGTGAAGGCGTACGACGTACGCGGGGTGGTCCCGGACCAGTGGGACGAGTCGCTGGCCGAGCTCTTCGGGGCGGCCTTCGCGCGGGTGACCAGCGCCGAGGCGATCGTCGTCGGCCACGACATGCGCCCCTCCTCGCCCGGCCTCACCGGCGCCTTCGCGCGCGGCGCAGCGGCACTCGGCGTGGACGTCACCGAGATCGGCCTGTGCTCCACGGACCAGCTGTACTACGCCTCGGGCGCGCTGAACCTCCCCGGCGCCATGTTCACGGCCTCTCACAACCCGGCCCAGTACAACGGCATCAAGCTGTGCCGCGCGGGCGCCGCCCCCGTCGGCCAGGACACGGGCCTGACGGAGATCCGCGAGCTGGCGGAACGCTGGACGGACACGGGCGCCCCCGAAGCCGCGGCGCACCCGGGAACGATCTCCCGGACCGACACGTTGAAGGATTACGCGGCGCACCTTCGCGCCCTCGTCGACCTGACCTCCATCCGCCCCCTGAAGGTCGTGGTCGACGCGGGCAACGGCATGGGCGGCCACACCGTTCCCACGGTCTTCGAGGGTCTGCCCCTGACCCTCGTCCCCATGTACTTCGAGCTGGACGGCACCTTCCCCAACCACGAGGCCAACCCCCTGGACCCGGCGAACCTCGTGGATCTCCAGAAGCGCGTCCGCGAAGAGGGCGCCGACCTCGGCCTCGCCTTCGACGGAGACGCCGACCGCTGCTTCGTCGTCGACGAACGGGGCGAACCTGTCTCCCCGTCCGCGATCACGGCCCTGGTCGCCGCACGCGAACTCGCGCGCAACGGCGGCAAGGGCACGATCATCCACAACCTGATCACCTCCTGGACCGTCCCGGAGGTGGTGCGCGAACACGGGGGCACCCCCGTCCGCACCCGCGTGGGCCATTCCTTCATCAAGGCGGAGATGGCCCGCTCCGGCGCGATCTTCGGCGGCGAACACTCCGCCCACTACTACTTCAAGGACTTCTGGAACGCCGACACCGGCATGCTGGCCGCCCTCCACGTCCTCGCAGCCCTCGGCGGCCAGGAAGGCCCCCTCTCCTCCCTGGTCTCCGCATACGACCGCTACACCGGCTCCGGCGAGATCAACTCCACGGTCGCCGACCAGGCCGGCCGCATCGCCGCGATCAAGGCGGCGTACGGCCACCGCGAGGACGTCACCCTGGACGAACTGGACGGCCTCACCGTCTCGTCCACCGACTGGTGGTTCAACGTCCGTCCCTCCAATACAGAACCCCTCCTCCGCCTCAACGCAGAAGCCCGCGACGAACGGACGATGACCAAAATCCGCGACGAAGCCCTGAGCATCATCCGCTCCTGA
- a CDS encoding cation diffusion facilitator family transporter, protein MSASGGTRAIVAALGANLAIAASKFVAFAFSGSSSMLAEGVHSLADSGNQALLLIGGKKAQREATPQHPFGYGRERYIYAFLVSIVLFSVGGMFAIYEGYEKIKHPHDIEHWYWPVGVLVFAIIAEGFSFRTAIKESNELRGNHSWSQFIRRAKAPELPVVLLEDFGALIGLVLALGGVGLALLTGDGIWDGIGTVCIGVLLVLIALVLAAETKSLLLGESAGLEEVQKIEAATVDGDTVTGIIHMRTLHLGPEELLVAAKIAVQHDDTAAEVATAINAAEARIRAAVPIARVIYLEPDIYSEAEAAKGPNPEATPGGPTQHPAEH, encoded by the coding sequence ATGAGCGCGTCAGGCGGCACCAGGGCGATCGTGGCGGCACTCGGCGCCAACCTCGCGATCGCGGCATCGAAGTTCGTGGCGTTCGCGTTCAGCGGCTCGTCGTCGATGCTCGCCGAAGGCGTGCACTCGCTCGCCGACTCCGGCAACCAGGCCCTGCTCCTCATCGGCGGCAAGAAGGCCCAGCGCGAAGCCACCCCGCAACACCCCTTCGGCTACGGCCGCGAGCGCTACATCTATGCCTTCCTCGTCTCCATCGTCCTCTTCTCGGTCGGCGGCATGTTCGCCATCTACGAGGGCTACGAGAAGATCAAGCACCCGCACGACATCGAGCACTGGTACTGGCCCGTCGGCGTCCTCGTCTTCGCGATCATCGCCGAGGGCTTCTCCTTCCGCACGGCCATCAAGGAGTCCAACGAGCTGCGGGGCAACCACTCCTGGTCGCAGTTCATCCGCCGCGCCAAGGCACCCGAGCTGCCCGTCGTCCTCCTCGAGGACTTCGGCGCGCTGATCGGCCTGGTCCTCGCCCTCGGCGGCGTCGGCCTCGCCCTCCTCACCGGCGACGGCATCTGGGACGGCATCGGCACCGTCTGCATCGGTGTCCTCCTCGTCCTCATCGCCCTCGTCCTGGCCGCCGAGACCAAGTCCCTGCTCCTCGGCGAGTCCGCAGGCCTGGAAGAGGTCCAGAAGATCGAGGCCGCCACCGTGGACGGCGACACCGTCACCGGCATCATCCACATGCGCACCCTCCACCTCGGCCCCGAGGAACTCCTCGTCGCCGCCAAGATCGCCGTCCAGCACGACGACACCGCCGCCGAGGTCGCCACCGCGATCAACGCCGCCGAGGCCCGCATCCGCGCGGCCGTCCCCATCGCCCGCGTCATCTACCTCGAGCCCGACATCTACAGCGAGGCCGAGGCCGCCAAGGGCCCCAACCCCGAAGCCACCCCTGGCGGCCCCACCCAGCATCCGGCCGAGCACTGA
- a CDS encoding DUF3499 domain-containing protein: protein MESRRGPLKSAVPSNVVSPVRRCSRTACGRPAVATLTYVYADSTAVLGPLATYAEPHCYDLCAEHSERLTAPRGWEVVRLLDSSAPARPSGDDLEALANAVREAARPQQRAAGAGGGRTADPMEVARRGHLRVLRSPDN from the coding sequence GTGGAGAGTCGTCGCGGCCCGCTCAAGAGTGCGGTACCGTCCAACGTCGTGAGCCCTGTACGTCGCTGTTCGCGAACCGCCTGCGGCCGACCCGCCGTCGCGACGCTGACGTACGTCTACGCCGACTCGACCGCGGTCCTCGGCCCGCTCGCCACCTACGCCGAACCCCACTGCTACGACCTGTGCGCCGAGCACTCCGAGCGCCTCACCGCCCCGCGCGGCTGGGAGGTCGTCCGGCTGCTCGACAGTTCGGCTCCCGCGCGGCCCAGCGGTGACGACCTGGAAGCGCTTGCCAACGCCGTCCGCGAGGCGGCCCGCCCGCAGCAACGCGCGGCCGGGGCCGGCGGCGGACGCACGGCGGACCCGATGGAGGTCGCACGCCGCGGCCACCTGCGGGTGCTGCGCTCACCGGACAACTGA